The proteins below are encoded in one region of Paenacidovorax monticola:
- a CDS encoding TrmH family RNA methyltransferase: MTSSSVTSIHSRDNAFVKDLRRLAQDSTAYRKQGRVWLEGDHLCRAALARGQRAAIAVYSESFWPQAQMEYAQAAPKTIVLADALWADISGLESPAHMGFVVELPQAPALQPGVATVVLDRLQDAGNVGSILRSASAFGFGQIAALKGTAALWAPKVLRAGMGAHFALRLVEGLALEDLDGLGVPLLATSSHEGEFLHRAALPWPCAWTLGHEGQGVSEALEARARQRIRIAQPGGEESLNVGAAAAICLHASAAARDLAQGT, encoded by the coding sequence ATGACCTCATCTTCCGTCACTTCCATCCATTCCCGCGACAACGCCTTCGTGAAGGACCTGCGCCGCCTGGCCCAGGACAGCACGGCCTACCGCAAGCAGGGGCGCGTGTGGCTGGAGGGCGACCACCTGTGCCGTGCGGCCCTGGCGCGCGGGCAGCGTGCGGCCATTGCCGTGTATTCGGAGTCTTTTTGGCCGCAGGCGCAGATGGAGTACGCGCAAGCAGCTCCTAAAACCATAGTGCTCGCCGATGCGCTCTGGGCCGACATCAGCGGCCTGGAGTCGCCCGCGCACATGGGGTTCGTGGTGGAGCTGCCGCAGGCGCCCGCGCTGCAGCCCGGCGTGGCCACTGTGGTGCTCGACCGGCTGCAGGACGCGGGCAACGTGGGCTCCATCCTGCGCAGCGCCTCGGCGTTCGGCTTCGGCCAGATCGCCGCGCTCAAGGGCACGGCCGCGCTCTGGGCGCCCAAGGTGCTGCGCGCGGGCATGGGGGCGCATTTCGCGCTGCGCCTGGTCGAGGGGCTGGCGCTGGAAGACCTGGACGGGCTGGGCGTGCCACTGCTGGCCACCAGCTCGCACGAGGGCGAGTTCCTGCACCGCGCGGCACTGCCGTGGCCCTGTGCCTGGACGCTGGGGCACGAGGGGCAGGGGGTCTCCGAGGCCCTCGAGGCGCGCGCGCGCCAGCGCATACGCATCGCCCAGCCCGGTGGCGAGGAGTCGCTCAACGTGGGCGCGGCGGCGGCGATCTGCCTGCACGCCAGCGCCGCCGCGCGAGACCTGGCCCAGGGCACCTGA
- the rnhB gene encoding ribonuclease HII — MRSRKSSPSDPVQAHLPWHPPGLVAGVDEAGRGPLAGPVVAAAVILDDLHPIPGLADSKKLSAARREQLFDEIRAKALCCSIAEASVEEIDRLNILQATLLAMRRAVMGLRLKPVMVLVDGNRLPTIDVPAEAIVKGDALVPSISAASILAKVHRDRWCAQLHERYPQYGFAGHKGYGTAAHLTALREHGACPEHRRSFAPVAQARVAA; from the coding sequence ATGCGATCCAGAAAATCCTCGCCGTCTGATCCCGTCCAGGCCCATCTGCCCTGGCACCCGCCGGGCCTCGTGGCCGGCGTGGACGAGGCCGGTCGGGGTCCGCTGGCCGGCCCCGTGGTGGCGGCCGCGGTCATCCTCGACGATCTGCACCCCATCCCGGGCCTGGCCGATTCCAAGAAGCTCAGCGCCGCGCGGCGCGAGCAGCTCTTCGACGAAATCCGCGCCAAGGCCCTGTGCTGCAGCATCGCCGAGGCCAGCGTCGAGGAGATCGACCGCCTGAACATCCTGCAGGCCACCCTGCTGGCCATGCGCCGCGCCGTGATGGGGCTGCGCCTCAAGCCCGTCATGGTGCTGGTGGACGGCAACCGCCTGCCCACCATCGACGTGCCCGCCGAGGCCATCGTCAAGGGCGATGCACTGGTGCCCTCCATCTCGGCCGCGTCCATCCTGGCCAAGGTGCACCGCGACCGCTGGTGCGCTCAGCTGCATGAGCGCTACCCGCAGTACGGCTTTGCCGGGCACAAGGGGTATGGCACGGCCGCGCACCTGACCGCGCTGCGCGAGCACGGCGCCTGCCCCGAGCACCGCCGCTCGTTCGCGCCCGTGGCCCAGGCACGGGTGGCGGCGTAG
- the lpxB gene encoding lipid-A-disaccharide synthase, whose product MSTTPRVAMVAGETSGDLLAGLLLDGLQAQWPGLVGQGIGGPQMARRGFEPWWASERLAVHGYSWEVLRRLREILGIRKQLRARLLADKPDVFIGVDAPDFNLGLEADLRAAGIKTVHFVCPSIWAWRAKRVEKIRRAADHVLCIFPFEPELLARHGIAATYVGHPLANVIPLVPDRAAARAQLGLAPGDEALAILPGSRSAEIQYIAPPFFKAAALIKQARPAIKMIVPAVPALHDRIVQVARECGVEQALTVVPGQSHTVLAACDCTLIASGTATLEAALFKRPMVIGYHMHPISWRLMRRKQLQPWVGLPNILCGDFVVPELIQDAATPQALCGAVLQWLRAGTERPEALEALERRFTALHHELQRDTSRLAADAIQKILAV is encoded by the coding sequence ATGAGCACAACACCCCGCGTGGCGATGGTGGCGGGTGAGACCTCCGGCGACCTGCTGGCCGGCCTGTTGCTCGACGGCCTGCAGGCCCAGTGGCCGGGCCTGGTGGGGCAGGGCATTGGCGGCCCCCAGATGGCGCGGCGTGGCTTCGAGCCCTGGTGGGCCAGCGAGCGGCTGGCCGTGCATGGCTACAGCTGGGAGGTGCTGCGGCGCCTGCGCGAGATCCTGGGCATCCGCAAGCAGTTGCGCGCGCGGCTGCTGGCCGACAAGCCCGATGTGTTCATCGGCGTGGATGCGCCCGACTTCAACCTGGGCCTGGAAGCGGACCTGCGCGCCGCCGGCATCAAGACCGTGCACTTCGTCTGTCCCTCCATCTGGGCCTGGCGCGCCAAGCGGGTCGAGAAGATCCGCCGCGCGGCCGACCATGTGCTGTGCATCTTCCCGTTCGAGCCCGAACTGCTCGCGCGCCACGGCATCGCCGCCACCTATGTGGGCCACCCGCTGGCCAATGTGATTCCGCTCGTGCCCGACCGCGCGGCCGCGCGCGCGCAGCTGGGCCTGGCGCCGGGCGATGAGGCGCTGGCCATCCTGCCGGGCAGCCGCTCGGCCGAAATCCAATACATCGCGCCGCCGTTCTTCAAGGCTGCGGCGCTCATCAAGCAAGCGCGGCCAGCTATTAAAATGATAGTTCCCGCCGTGCCCGCGCTGCACGATCGCATCGTGCAGGTGGCGCGCGAGTGCGGCGTGGAGCAGGCGCTCACGGTCGTGCCCGGCCAGTCGCACACCGTGCTGGCCGCGTGCGACTGCACGCTGATCGCCAGCGGCACGGCCACGCTGGAGGCCGCGCTGTTCAAGCGCCCCATGGTCATTGGCTACCACATGCACCCCATCAGCTGGCGCCTCATGCGGCGCAAGCAGCTGCAGCCCTGGGTGGGGCTGCCCAACATCCTGTGCGGCGATTTCGTGGTGCCCGAGCTGATCCAGGACGCCGCCACGCCCCAGGCGCTTTGCGGCGCGGTGCTGCAGTGGCTGCGCGCGGGTACCGAGCGGCCCGAGGCCCTGGAGGCGCTGGAGCGCCGCTTCACGGCGCTGCACCACGAGCTGCAGCGCGACACCTCCCGATTGGCCGCCGATGCGATCCAGAAAATCCTCGCCGTCTGA